The proteins below are encoded in one region of Portunus trituberculatus isolate SZX2019 chromosome 17, ASM1759143v1, whole genome shotgun sequence:
- the LOC123504934 gene encoding isopentenyl-diphosphate Delta-isomerase 1-like has protein sequence MLALGRRMGSAVQCALGLLTRVTPSASVLPQCSHSSSSSSNQRQQCLEEDLDPQQLALLEEPCILVDEADVPLGSASKRQCHLMHGGSSPLHRAFSVFLFNSAGELLVHRRAHTKITFPGHYTNTCCSHPLHTPRETIEEGALGVRNAAQRRLEFELGIPQEQARPGDFTYLTRIHYASPSDGMWGEHEMDYILFLQKDVTLNPNANEVEDVQYVKREDFERFLRGLQENNIPITPWFALIAQKFLPLWWKNLDTLDQFTDHHTIHHLLE, from the exons ATGCTGGCCCTGGGCAGGAGGATgggcagtgcagtgcagtgtgcCTTGGGGCTGCTCACAAGAGTGACACCGTCTGCCTCAGTCTTG CCTCAGTGCagtcacagcagcagcagcagcagcaaccagaGGCAGCAGTGCCTGGAGGAGGACCTTGATCCGCAGCAGCTGGCCCTTCTTGAGGAGCCTTGCATCCTGGTGGACGAGGCTGATGTTCCTCTTGGCTCAGCCTCCAAGCGGCAGTGCCACCTGATGCATGGcggctcctctcctctccaccgtGCCTTCAGTGTCTTTCTCTTCAACTCTGCCGGGGAGCTGCTGGTGCATCGCCGCGCACACACCAAG ATCACCTTCCCTGGCCACTACACCAACACTTGCTGCTCCCACCCGCTGCACACCCCACGGGAGACCATCGAGGAGGGTGCTCTGGGGGTGAGGAATGCTGCACAGAGACGCTTGGAGTTTGAGCTCGGCATCCCCCAGGAGCAGGCCAGGCCGGGTGACTTCACTTACCTCACTCGCATCCACTATGCAAGCCCCTCGGATGGCATGTGGGGGGAGCACGAGATGGACTACATCCTTTTTCTGCAGAAGGACGTCACTCTCAACCCCAATGCTAATGAGGTGGAGGATGTGCAGTATGTGAAGAGAGAGGACTTTGAGAGGTTCCTGAGGGGGTTGCAGGAGAACAACATTCCCATTACTCCTTGGTTTGCTCTCATTGCCCAGAAGTTCCTGCCGCTGTGGTGGAAGAACCTAGATACCCTCGACCAGTTCACTGACCACCACACCATTCACCATTTGTTGGAGTGA
- the LOC123504936 gene encoding 1,2-dihydroxy-3-keto-5-methylthiopentene dioxygenase-like, translating to MVRAWYMDDSSDDQRLEHQLTPPKSVSLEELAKNTGVIYYKLDPKKYDEEGKLSRIKEERGYNYMDVIQVSPEKMHNYEERIKVFFEEHLHTDEEIRFITEGSGYFDVRDQEDHWIRIEVTPGDLIILPAGIYHRFTLDTKNYIKAMRLFTGEPVWTPHNRPADNMEARKNYILQQSKGFLVK from the exons ATGGTGCGTGCCTGGTACATGGATGACAGCTCGGATGACCAGAGGCTGGAGCATCAACTCACACCACCGAAGTCTGTATCCCTGGAGGAACTGGCCAAGAATACAGGTGTCATATATTACAAG TTGGACCCAAAGAAGTATGATGAGGAGGGCAAGCTGAGTCGCATCAAGGAGGAACGCGGCTACAACTACATGGACGTCATACAGGTGTCCCCTGAGAAGATGCATAACTATGAGGAGAGg ATCAAAGTGTTCTTTGAGGAACACCTTCACACAGATGAAGAGATTCGCTTCATCACGGAAGGCTCTGGTTACTTTGACGTGAGAGACCAGGAGGACCACTGGATCAGAATTGAAGTCACACCTGGAGACCTGATCATCCTGCCGGCCGGGATCTACCACCGCTTCACCCTTGACACAAAG AACTACATCAAAGCGATGCGTCTGTTCACTGGTGAGCCGGTGTGGACGCCCCACAaccgcccagcagacaacatgGAGGCTCGCAAAAACTACATTCTGCAACAGAGCAAAGGCTTCCTGGTGAAATAG
- the LOC123504929 gene encoding coatomer subunit gamma-2-like gives MIGSFKQIKKDEEDGGGNPYHSTDKTSVLQEARVFNETPVNVKRSTHVLTKILYLLNQGETLATKEATDAFFAMTKLFQSNDLVLRRLVYLGIKELCNIAEDTIIVTSSLTKDMTGREDQYRAPSIRALCRITDASMMQAIDRYMKQAIVDRAPGVSSAALVSCRHILKESPEVVKRWVSEVQEALSSDCVMVQFHALGVLHQLRKSDKLAVTKLVSKLTSSSLRSPYAICLLIRIVARLIEEDEIGYDSRLSDFLESMLRHKAEMVTYEAANAIVSLKRSSARDLPPAISVLQLFLSSPKPTLRFAAVRTLSKVAMTHPNAVTACNLDLENLIQDVNRSIATLAITTLLKTGSEGSVDRLMKSISSFLNDISDEFKIVVVEALRSLALKYPRKQAVLMGQLADMLRNEGGLPYKEAIASTIITIIEDNPEAKEKGLDHLCEFIEDCEHTTLAVRIIHLLGREGPRTRQPSRYIRFVYNRVILENAAVRAAAVSVLAKFGAQCEGLLPNILVLLQRCMMDTEDEVRDRATYYHAILATRDSTLIHRYILNPPQFALPSLERALVQYLQTPAVEPFETRTVPTAPPPQEEKKAPSIMEVAPPQEERVVPTHEKYAEQLSAIPQFAHLGPLFKSSTPVELTEAETEYMVRCIKHTFQNHIVLQFDCTNTLNDQLLESVSVVVEGEGWVVQASLPCASLPYSQPGSCYVLLPIPEDIMATTGTLSATLKFTVRDCDPATGEPDTDEGYEDDYTLEDVEISVADHVQRAARSNFAAGWEELGATNELEDTFALSAMSTLEEAVTQITQFLGMHPCDRSDRIPEGKSSHTLYLAGTYRGGHEVLVRAKLALADGVTMQLTVRSDDPEVSEVIASAVG, from the exons ATGATCGGCTCCTTCAAGCAAATtaaaaaggacgaggaggatg GGGGCGGGAACCCATACCACAGCACGGACAAGACGTCTGTGCTGCAGGAGGCGAGGGTGTTCAACGAGACGCCGGTGAACGTGAAGCGTAGCACACATGTCCTCACCAAGATCTTGTACCTGCTGAACCAGGGCGAGACGCTGGCCACCAAGGAGGCCACCGATGCCTTCTTCGCCATGACCAAGCTGTTCCAGAGCAATGACCTGGTGCTGCGCCGACTCGTCTACCTCGGCATCaag GAGCTGTGCAACATTGCCGAGGACACTATCATCgtcacctcctccctcaccaaggATATGACCGGCCGGGAGGACCAGTACCGGGCACCCTCCATCCGTGCCCTCTGCAGGATCACTGAT GCGTCCATGATGCAGGCCATTGACCGCTACATGAAGCAGGCCATCGTGGACCGGGCGCCGGGGGTGAGCAGTGCTGCCCTGGTGTCCTGCCGCCACATCCTGAAGGAGTCTCCAGAGGTGGTGAAGCGCTGGGTCTCTGAGGTGCAGGAGGCTCTCAGTTCTGACTG tgTGATGGTGCAGTTCCACGCGCTGGGGGTGCTGCACCAGCTCCGCAAGTCAGACAAGCTGGCCGTGACCAAGCTGGTGTCCAAGCTTACCTCCTCCAGCCTGCGCTCACCCTACGCTATCTGTCTCCTG ATACGTATTGTTGCCCGGCTCATTGAAGAGGATGAGATTGGCTATGACTCCCGACTCTCAGACTTCCTGGAGTCCATGCTGCGCCACAAGGCCGAGATGGTGACCTACGAGGCGGCCAACGCCATCGTCTCCCTCAAGCGCTCCTCGGCCAGGGACCTTCCCCCGGCCATCTCTGTGCTGCAACTCTTCCTGTCCAGCCCCAAGCCAACCCTTAG GTTTGCAGCAGTGCGCACCCTGAGCAAGGTGGCAATGACGCACCCCAACGCTGTCACTGCATGCAACCTGGACCTGGAAAACCTGATTCAGGATGTGAACCGGTCCATTGCCACTCTAGCCATCACCACGCTGCTCAAGACAGGCTCAGAAGGCTCCGTGGACCGCCTCATGaagtccatctcctccttcctcaatgaCATATCAGATGAGTTcaagattgtggtggtggag GCACTGCGTTCCCTTGCACTGAAGTACCCAAGAAAGCAGGCGGTGCTGATGGGCCAGCTGGCGGACATGCTGCGCAACGAGGGAGGTTTGCCCTACAAAGAGGCCATTGccagcaccatcatcaccatcattgagGACAACCCTGAGGCCAAGGAGAAGG GGCTGGACCATCTGTGCGAGTTCATTGAGGACTGTGAGCACACCACCCTGGCCGTGCGCATCATCCACCTGCTGGGGCGGGAGGGACCACGCACCCGCCAACCATCCAGATACATCCGCTTTGTGTACAACAGAGTCATCCTGGAG AACGCAGCAgtgagagcagcagcagtgtcgGTGTTGGCTAAGTTTGGTGCTCAGTGTGAAGGTTTGCTGCCCAACATCCTAGTGCTGCTGCAGCGGTGCATGATGGACACGGAGGATGAGGTGCGGGACAGGGCCACCTACTACCATGCTATCCTGGCTACACGTGACTCAACCCTCATCCACCGCTACATCCTCAACCCCCCTCAG tTTGCCCTGCCCAGTCTGGAGCGAGCATTGGTCCAGTACCTGCAGACTCCCGCCGTCGAGCCCTTTGAGACCCGCACAGTGCCCACCGCTCCACCACctcaggaggagaagaaggcaccCAGCATCATGGAAGTGGCACCTCCGCAGGAAGAACGCGTCGTCCCAACACATGAAAA ATATGCCGAGCAGCTGTCCGCCATTCCACAGTTCGCACACCTGGGTCCGCTCTTCAAGTCCTCAACGCCGGTGGAGCTTACAGAGGCAGAGACGGAGTACATGGTCCGCTGTATTAAGCACACCTTCCAGAACCATATTGTCTTGCAG TTTGATTGCACCAACACGCTCAACGATCAGCTGCTGGAGTCTGTCAGTGTGGTGGTAgaaggggaggggtgggtggtgcAGGCTTCCCTCCCCTGTGCCTCTCTGCCCTACTCACAGCCTGGTTCCTGCTATGTCCTGCTGCCCATTCCTGAAGATATCATGGCCACTACTG GCACCCTCTCGGCCACCCTCAAGTTCACCGTCAGGGACTGTGATCCAGCCACTGGGGAGCCTGACACAGATGAAGGCTATGAAGATGACTACACG CTGGAAGACGTGGAGATCAGTGTGGCAGACCACGTGCAGCGAGCAGCACGCAGCAACTTTGCAGCTGGCTGGGAGGAGCTGGGAGCCACCAATGAGCTGGAGGACACCTTTGCCTTGTCTGCCATGAGCACTCTGGAGGAGGCAGTGACGCAGATTACACAGTTTCTTGGCATGCATCCTTGTGACCGATCCGACCGCATTCCAGAGGGCAAGAGCTCCCACACCCTATACCTTGCAG GCACCTACCGAGGCGGTCATGAGGTGCTGGTGCGGGCCAAGCTTGCCCTGGCGGACGGGGTCACCATGCAGCTGACTGTTCGCTCCGACGACCCCGAGGTTTCTGAGGTCATCGCGTCGGCTGTTGGTTAA